From the Gammaproteobacteria bacterium genome, one window contains:
- a CDS encoding hypothetical protein (Evidence 5 : Unknown function), producing MPDKEYFNPQFYPAVNAQILYLRMTDSFRPSAYSPLAKECG from the coding sequence ATGCCAGACAAGGAGTATTTCAATCCACAATTTTATCCCGCTGTCAATGCACAAATCCTATATCTGCGCATGACAGATAGTTTTCGTCCTAGCGCATACTCACCTCTCGCTAAGGAGTGCGGTTAG
- a CDS encoding hypothetical protein (Evidence 5 : Unknown function) codes for MRLEQIRPEEKPARTAGILPHDIILRMENVTIRDLKHFRTLVLSLPKNHNLPILVLRKNNSIFLALRIPDARH; via the coding sequence GTGCGGTTAGAACAGATCCGCCCTGAGGAGAAACCCGCCCGCACTGCGGGTATCCTTCCTCATGACATCATTCTCCGTATGGAAAACGTTACAATACGTGATCTCAAGCATTTCCGCACACTGGTCCTCAGTCTTCCCAAGAATCACAACCTCCCGATATTGGTGCTGCGGAAAAATAATTCTATATTTCTAGCCCTGCGTATCCCAGACGCTAGACATTAG